A stretch of Fusarium poae strain DAOMC 252244 chromosome 2, whole genome shotgun sequence DNA encodes these proteins:
- a CDS encoding hypothetical protein (BUSCO:40235at5125), whose translation MKTSTLAMAAFAPMVFAGRFIRRDHPEPAMAMPAAPEHPVAAPPAEHVVAPPAEHPAPAPAPPAEHPVAAPAPPAEHVVEEPAKVVHPGVTKEHKTEIIIIWHNPGAGAETTTVNEKVTVTETVTKGGEVATQPAAAASHTVTVGGPGGLVYQPEELHDIPIGDTIVFEFLSQNHTVSQSGFATPCDLMDAGMDSGFMANPNNTVSPPPQVAMQVMVDTPLWFYCKQGNHCGQGMVFSVNPTAEKTHAMFKEMAIQQKGDGKLAPIQGGEPAPPAESKPAAPAAPPAAPPAEAAPAPPEATGVVPGKGTVAPDGSCVCHVSCAAGAFPAAAQGINSFGGMAGALPYNMGGMS comes from the exons ATGAAGACTTCAACTCTCGCAATGGCCGCTTTTGCGCCAATGGTTTTTGCTGGCCGCTTCATTCGACGAGACCACCCTGAGCCTGCCATGGCCATGCCTGCAGCTCCTGAGCATCCCGTTGCCGCTCCTCCTGCAGAGCATGTTGTTGCTCCTCCCGCTGAGCatcctgctcctgctcctgctcctcctgctGAGCACCCCGTCGCTGCTCCCGCTCCCCCTGCTGAGCATGTTGTCGAGGAGCCCGCCAAGGTTGTCCACCCCGGTGTCACCAAGGAACACAAGACggagatcatcatcatctggcACAACCCTGGAGCTGGTGCCGAGACCACAACTGTCAACGAGAAGGTCACAGTTACTGAGACCGTGACCAAGGGTGGAGAGGTAGCCACTCAGCCTGCCGCCGCCGCATCTCACACCGTCACTGTTGGAGGCCCTGGAGGTCTTGTCTACCAGCCCGAAGAGCTCCACGATATCCCTATTGGTGACACCATCGTCTTTGAGTTCCTGTCACAGAACCACACTGTCTCTCAGTCCGGCTTCGCCACCCCTTGTGATCTTATGGATGCTGGTATGGACTCTGGATTCATGGCCAACCCCAACAACACTgtctctcctcctcctcaagtTGCTATGCAAGTCATGGTTGACACTCCTTTGTGGTTCTACTGCAAGCAGGGCAACCACTGTGGTCAGGGCATGGTTTTCTCTGTCAACCCTACCGCCGAGAAGACACACGCCATGTTCAAGGAGATGGCTATCCAGCAGAAGGGTGACGGCAAGCTTGCTCCTATCCAAGGTGGTGAGCCCGCTCCTCCCGCCGAGTCCAAGCCTGCCGCTCCTGCTGCTCCTCCTGCCGCCCCTCCCGCTGAGGCTGCCCCTGCCCCCCCTGAGGCTACAGGAGTTGTCCCCGGCAAGGGCACTGTCGCTCCCGATGGCAGCTGTGTTTGCCACGTCTCTTGTGCAGCTGGCGCTTTCCCTGCCGCTGCTCAAGGTATCAACTCATTCGGCGGCATGGCCG GAGCTCTGCCTTACAACATGGGTGGTATGAGCTAA
- a CDS encoding hypothetical protein (BUSCO:59862at5125) translates to MSKKQENLTHEEVWDDSALINSWNEALQEYKKYHSIHAKGGSVRDLEPQNETEIETEPESEQPQVTETEGSVVTSEKVEENKITPSRNEAKEPTPSQSQGVPAFPIQTVLGSVQDESLKKLLMSWYYAGYYTGLYEGQQQAQQKHAS, encoded by the exons ATGTCGAAAAAACAAGAAAACTTAACACATGAGGAGGTGTGGGATGATTCTGCCCTCATTAATTCATGGAATGAGGCCCTGCAGGAGTACAAA AAATATCACAGCATACACGCAAAAGGTGGAAGTGTACGAGATCTCGAGCCTCAAAACGA GACCGAGATTGAGACAGAGCCCGAGTCTGAACAACCTCAAGTAACAGAAACAGAGGGGAGCGTTGTGACTTCAGAAAAGGTGGAGGAAAATAAG ATCACTCCGTCACGGAACGAAGCCAAGGAACCTACACCGTCGCAATCTCAAGGTGTCCCTGCCTTTCCGATACAGACTGTTCTGGGTTCTG TGCAAGACGAAAGTCTCAAGAAGCTCCTCATGTCTTGGTATTATGCTGGCTACTACACAGGGTTGTATGAAGGCCAacaacaagctcaacagaAGCACGCGTCTTAA
- a CDS encoding hypothetical protein (BUSCO:51021at5125): MAPELRKRKSASDIQKPNGAAKAAQPKRKAPADASPVSLKKQKSVKKTAVTTKVAEKPAQKSKKSKPVEEVKVVEEESTTLDIPDESDSEAEEGKEVQAIVEELDSGDEDMTEGDSNFKPGQDVGKIPKVSKDVQKAAKASNEDAGVIYIGRIPHGFYEHEMRQYFEQFGPIIALRLSRNKKTGASKHYAFVKFAEASTAEIVAKTMDNYLLFGHILKCRVIPKEQVHDDMFKDANRRFKKVPWNKIAGNNLAKPLSESAWANKVEKENTKRSKRAAKLKEIGYEFDTPEIKDVPAPVAAIENGEAETETKAIEEAKPAEKEEETKAEEPAEVVETVVEETEVVTKSKAAPKAKAAKGKATKGGKGRKTKA, encoded by the exons ATGGCACCAGAattgagaaagagaaagt CTGCTTCTGACATTCAGAAGCCTAATGGCGCTGCCAAAGCTGCCCAGCCTAAGCGAAAGG CCCCCGCCGATGCGTCGCCTGTGTCgctgaagaagcagaagtctGTCAAGAAGACTGCCGTCACAACAAAGGTCGCCGAGAAGCCGGCGCAAAAGTCCAAGAAGAGCAAGCCCGTCGAGGAAGTCAAGGTCGTCGAGGAGGAGTCCACCACGCTCGATATCCCCGATGAGTCCGATTCAGAGGCTGAGGAGGGCAAGGAGGTCCAGGCGATCGTAGAGGAGCTCGATTCCGGCGACGAAGACATGACCGAGGGCGACTCCAACTTCAAGCCCGGCCAGGACGTTGGCAAAATCCCCAAGGTCTCTAAGGACGTTCAgaaggctgccaaggccTCCAACGAGGATGCTGGCGTTATCTACATCGGTCGCATTCCCCACGGTTTCTACGAGCACGAGATGAGGCAGTACTTTGAGCAATTCGGTCCCATTATTGCGCTGCGACTCTCGCGAAACAAGAAGACTGGTGCCAGCAAGCACTACGCTTTCGTCAAGTTTGCCGAGGCCTCTACCGCCGAGATCGTCGCCAAGACTATGGACAACTACCTTCTATTCGGTCACATTCTCAAGTGCCGAGTTATTCCCAAGGAGCAAGTCCACGACGATATGTTCAAGGACGCCAACCGACGATTTAAGAAGGTCCCATGGAACAAGATCGCCGGTAACAACCTCGCGAAGCCTTTGAGCGAGTCTGCTTGGGCCAACAAGGTTGAGAAGGAGAACACCAAGCGCTCTAAGAGGGCTGCTAAGCTCAAGGAGATTGGCTACGAGTTTGACACTCCCGAGATCAAGGACGTCCCCGCCCCTGTTGCGGCTATCGAGAACGGCGAGGCCGAGACCGAAACCAAGGCTATCGAGGAGGCCAAGCCcgctgagaaggaagaggagaccAAGGCCGAGGAGCCCGCTGAGGTTGTCGAGACAGTCGTCGAGGAGACCGAGGTCGTGACCAAGTCCAAGGCAGCCCCCAAAGCAAAGGCTGCAAAGGGCAAGGCAACAAAAGGAGGCAAGGGTCGCAAGACCAAGGCTTGA
- a CDS encoding hypothetical protein (BUSCO:33981at5125), whose translation MSSAVTTNPTQVTNSGSSKKKKNNKKKNANKNKASEEQPDISEPQQGSDKDALEDEPETPTQPETPVDAQVEDVNEKPTVQSNGHAVELKNKSNGLTPSLVDGEKEKPDDSDTSAKLEAMSQEREALRAEVEQLRKQLESIQETHSNEVTQLKSDLEESNAAKENAEEEYQTLLGRVEKIKQTLSDRFKRDKAELEESKERIEELEAENEELRNNAVSSGDDVAKLKEELQDATRELNTLRSRNNLSAQNWGKEKEELLRHVQHLKSEMETTANAMGEWEVIAMEERSIKEGLVDKVSELEEQVALLRQNYESATTDRDSQATLIENLQNALREIQDARKKELRDMVETTEAQIQGLKKQAQEADARATEAETAKQTLTQELERTAPYEKEVKEKNLLIGKLRHEAIVLNDHLTKALRYLKKTKPEDNVDRQIVTNHLLHFLTLDRGDAKRFQVLQVMAGYLNWTDEQREQAGLARPGTSNNLRLPISPFNRTPSSPSLNTDIFADTSSAKEKESLSELWANFLERSAQEGAIETPSRKGSSSSAATGPVRPESTKPESKS comes from the exons ATGTCGTCCGCTGTTACAACGAACCCGACCCAAGTGACGAATTCAG GGTCGtcaaaaaagaagaagaacaacaagaagaagaacgccaacaagaacaaggcttCTGAGGAGCAGCCTGATATTTCTGAGCCTCAACAGGGTTCGGACAAAGACGCCCTCGAAGACGAGCCCGAGACACCCACTCAGCCC GAGACGCCAGTTGATGCACAAGTCGAAGACGTAAACGAAAAACCCACCGTCCAAAGCAACGGGCATGCCGTAGAGCTCAAGAACAAGAGCAACGGGCTCACACCCTCTCTAGTTGATGGCGAAAAAGAAAAGCCCGACGATTCAGACACATCTGCCAAGCTAGAAGCCATGAGCCAGGAACGAGAGGCCTTGAGGGCCGAGGTCGAACAGCTACGGAAGCAGCTCGAGAGCATTCAAGAGACGCACAGCAACGAAGTCACACAGCTCAAGAGCGACCTGGAAGAGAGCAATGCTGCCAAGGAGAACGCTGAAGAGGAATACCAGACCCTTCTCGGCCGTGTCGAAAAGATCAAACAGACACTGAGCGATAGATTCAAGCGCGACAAGGCAGAGCTTGAGGAAAGCAAAGAGCGTATAGAAGAGCTTGAAGCAGAGAACGAAGAGCTCAGGAATAATGCAGTATCATCCGGTGATGATGTCGCCAAACTAAAGGAGGAGCTACAAGATGCGACCAGGGAACTCAACACCCTCCGAAGTCGAAACAATCTATCGGCACAGAATTGGggcaaggagaaggaagagttACTCCGACATGTTCAACATCTCAAGTCAGAGATGGAGACGACCGCAAACGCCATGGGCGAATGGGAAGTTATTGCAATGGAGGAGCGCTCCATCAAGGAGGGTCTGGTTGATAAGGTCTCGGAACTAGAGGAACAGGTCGCCCTCCTACGACAGAACTACGAGAGCGCTACGACGGACAGAGATAGCCAGGCGACTCTTATTGAGAACCTACAAAACGCCCTCCGCGAGATTCAAGATGCCCGCAAGAAGGAGCTGCGTGATATGGTCGAGACCACCGAAGCACAGATCCAGGGTCTCAAGAAGCAGGCGCAAGAAGCTGATGCCCGCGCCACTGAAGCCGAGACAGCCAAGCAGACTCTGACGCAAGAGCTTGAGCGAACTGCACCTTACGAGAAGGAAgtcaaggagaagaaccTTCTTATTGGAAAGTTGAGGCACGAGGCCATTGTGTTGAACGATCACTTGACCAAGGCATTGCGATATCTCAAGAAGACCAAGCCAGAGGACAATGTAGACAG ACAAATTGTCACTAACCACCTCCTTCACTTCCTTACACTCGACCGTGGTGACGCCAAGCGTTTCCAGGTCCTTCAAGTCATGGCTGGATATTTGAATTGGACCGACGAGCAGCGCGAGCAAGCTGGTCTTGCCCGTCCAGGCACCTCGAACAATCTGCGTCTACCAATTTCACCCTTCAATCGCACACCGAGCTCTCCCTCTCTCAACACTGACATTTTTGCGGATACATCATCtgcaaaggagaaggagtcACTGTCAGAACTCTGGGCAAATTTCCTGGAACGCAGCGCTCAAGAGGGTGCTATAGAGACACCAAGCAGAAAGGGCAGCTCAAGCAGTGCCGCTACGGGGCCAGTGAGACCAGAGTCAACAAAACCAGAGTCCAAGAGCTAA
- a CDS encoding hypothetical protein (TransMembrane:5 (o6-27i48-67o153-172i184-205o225-244i)~BUSCO:42298at5125) → MAIPWDSLRSLVIFFGPILLPKAISYYRSVKNNPHGRHAPIIPVPSRVGVALALLAFLVISYIVQALPSFSPENLFLGTQSRLQIPVDVLFNRVAAGRPENVLTKQDEALRGRFVNLESRLLYLQFGPDVLANCPFCTSEEPKTFFNYALPQLLWPHIANLFAVAFVTSPTFTGRAGAQWRPKATMAAAVIAALDIYFVNSYNYQANARALRLSEVDFFYWTARVARLVTLAAFDAALGWLLYLSATNRAFVEPPSPVERIEATARALMVVKSKLSALGIVKNTALRDEDLRSRSHAYWSHEVRLMGEVMEEREVVEGVNDALSNRIDVSSITRDADGYAQNVLQNLQAETGNDG, encoded by the exons ATGGCGATTCCTTGGGACTC ACTCCGTTCcctcgtcatcttcttcggACCCATACTGTTACCAAAGGCTATATCATACTACCGATCAGTCAAGAATAATCCCCACGGCCGTCATGCGCCCATAATACCCGTCCCGTCTCGAGTCGGAGTTGCGCTCGCGCTTCTCGCTTTCCTTGTCATCAGTTACATCGTTCAGGCGCTTCCGTCTTTTTCACCCGAGAACCTCTTTCTCGGGACACAGAGCCGTCTGCAGATCCCCGTCGATGTCCTATTTAACCGAGTCGCTGCTGGAAGACCGGAAAATGTCCTCACAAAGCAGGATGAGGCGCTGAGAGGCAGATTCGTCAACTTGGAGAGCCGACTGCTCTATCTCCAATTTGGTCCCGATGTGCTGGCTAACTGCCCGTTCTGTACCTCAGAGGAACCAAAGACCTTCTTCAACTATGCCCTCCCACAGCTTCTGTGGCCTCACATTGCCAACCTCTTTGCTGTTGCCTTTGTCACGAGCCCTACTTTCACAGGCCGAGCCGGCGCCCAGTGGCGACCAAAGGCTACAATGGCCGCTGCTGTGATCGCAGCTCTCGATATCTACTTTGTCAACTCGTACAACTATCAGGCCAACGCCCGTGCTCTTCGTCTATCAGAGGTTGACTTCTTCTATTGGACTGCTCGTGTTGCGCGCCTGGTAACTCTTGCTGCCTTTGACGCGGCCCTAGGATGGCTCCTGTATCTATCTGCCACGAACCGCGCATTCGTCGAGCCTCCCTCGCCTGTGGAGCGCATCGAAGCCACCGCTCGTGCTTTGATGGTCGTCAAAAGCAAGCTTAGCGCACTTGGCATTGTTAAAAACACAGCGCTGCGCGACGAAGATCTTCGATCACGCAGTCATGCTTATTGGAGCCATGAGGTTCGTCTCATGGGTGAAGTTATGGAGGAACGGGAAGTTGTCGAGGGAGTCAATGATGCATTGAGCAACCGCATCGACGTCAGTAGCATAACAAGAGACGCCGACGGTTATGCACAGAATGTATTGCAGAACTTGCAAGCAGAAACAGGAAACGATGGCTAG
- the GET1 gene encoding GET complex subunit get1 (BUSCO:52430at5125), whose translation MASLMLSVFVVEVIVNLVNTIGATAINNLLWTLINFLPISTSKAAGEQRKLQADYLKVRRDLNATSSQDEFARWAKLRRQHDKLLDQLEKTKKTTESSRSNFDRVLTVVRVVVTRAPQYFLPFWYATEPMFWLPHGWFPYWAEWILSFPRAPIGSVSIASWQLACTGVIALLSDLIVGTLGLLLNAKQAKEAPVAAEKVAAEEKKKS comes from the exons ATGGCCTCTCTTATGCTCAGCGTCTTCGTTGtcgaagttatcgtcaacctAGTCAACACCATTGGAGCAACCGCGATTAACAACCTC CTCTGGACATTGATCAACTTCCTGCCTATCTCGACGTCAAAGGCTGCCGGCGAACAGCGCAAGCTTCAGGCCGATTACCTCAAGGTTCGACGAGACCTAAATGCCACGAGCTCCCAGGATGAATTTGCCAGGTGGGCAAAGCTGCGTCGCCAGCACGATAAGCTTCTCGATCAACTAGAGAAGACCA AGAAAACCACCGAGTCTTCACGATCCAACTTTGACAGAGTCCTTACCGTCGTCCGCGTCGTCGTCACCCGCGCGCCGCAATACTTTCTGCCTTTCTGGTACGCTACTGAGCCTATGTTCTGGCTGCCTCACGGCTGGTTCCCTTACTGGGCGGAATGGATCCTGTCTTTCCCTCGTGCCCCCATCGGAAGTGTCAGCATCGCCTCATGGCAGCTTGCTTGTACAGGCGTCATTGCTCTTCTCAGCGACTTGATCGTGGGCACTCTCGGACTACTCCTCAACGCGAAGCAGGCCAAGGAGGCACCCGTCGCCGCTGAAAAGGTTGCCgcggaggagaagaagaagtcatAA
- a CDS encoding hypothetical protein (BUSCO:32727at5125): MSRALDKSVKEALKHGDHHQVFLDISEVLTEPSDQLLEIELLGKSHVLDPDSTVLRDDNAVAIPKLRIVQAFIVAQKLHKKFLVGDQNVSIEQVMRSTAVMLLMDPEHLTASNTRKRLITDKSKDGSIEDMLRSEKHLLDSVLTSRLHRHTKSPTLWNHRRWLMEQYRIHGKDVPVKDDITSIIMVSGERHPRNYYAWCHARYLISAFILPSSKVKDALSRIIISTQKWCFSHHNDISGWQFLIFLLDKHPSETSHVFRETLKLASSFKWRNESVWYFLRYIAAWGGTPADVIEFENVRRVLSESAAEDGTGKRTLERAQQWLEVVDGF; the protein is encoded by the coding sequence ATGTCACGAGCACTTGACAAGAGTGTAAAAGAAGCTCTTAAACATGGCGACCATCATCAGGTGTTTCTAGATATCTCAGAAGTTCTCACAGAACCTTCAGATCAGCTTCTTGAGATTGAGTTACTTGGTAAAAGCCATGTGCTAGACCCCGACTCAACAGTATTACGAGACGATAATGCTGTTGCCATCCCAAAGCTGCGCATAGTTCAAGCTTTCATAGTGGCTCAGAAACTTCACAAAAAGTTTCTGGTGGGGGATCAGAATGTCTCGATAGAACAAGTCATGAGATCAACAGCGGTTATGCTGTTGATGGATCCAGAGCACTTGACTGCTTCCAACACCAGAAAGAGGCTTATCACCGATAAATCAAAGGATGGAAGTATCGAGGACATGCTGCGCTCCGAGAAACACCTGCTGGATAGTGTATTAACCAGTCGTCTTCATCGGCATACCAAATCACCAACATTATGGAACCACCGTCGCTGGCTTATGGAACAATATCGCATTCACGGCAAAGATGTTCCAGTGAAAGATGACATTACGAGCATCATTATGGTGTCTGGCGAACGGCATCCTCGAAACTACTATGCTTGGTGCCACGCGAGATACCTGATCAGCGCGTTCATCTTGCCATCATCAAAGGTCAAAGATGCTTTGTCCCGAATTATTATCTCAACGCAAAAGTGGTGCTTCTCACACCACAATGACATATCAGGCTGGCAGTTTCTGATATTCTTGCTCGATAAGCATCCTTCCGAGACATCTCACGTCTTTCGCGAAACATTGAAGCTTGCGAGCTCGTTCAAGTGGCGCAACGAGTCTGTCTGGTATTTCCTTCGTTACATCGCTGCCTGGGGAGGCACTCCTGCCGATGTGATAGAGTTTGAGAATGTTCGAAGGGTATTATCGGAGAGCGCTGCTGAAGATGGCACTGGGAAACGCACACTCGAAAGAGCGCAACAATGGTTAGAGGTCGTTGATGGATTCTAA